Proteins encoded together in one Oxalobacteraceae sp. CFBP 8761 window:
- a CDS encoding PilT/PilU family type 4a pilus ATPase, whose translation MAMDRLFQLMKEKNASDMFFAVNSPVHIKINGALIPINQHRLEPENILSLLSEIATPEQIDELQRDNELNMGVSVANVGRFRLSAFRQRGSISAVFRFIPATIPPLAELGLPPVLAELIMEKRGLMLVVGATGSGKSTTIASMLDHRNDLRTGHILTLEDPIEYLFKNKKSIVNQREIGSDTHDFGIALKNSMRQAPDCILIGEIRDRETMQAALAYAQSGHLVLATLHANNSYNALNRIISFYPLENRNALLQDLASSIKAIVSQRLVKAAAGGARRAAVEVMLNTRYIADLIEQGEISQIKEAMDKSLSAGSQSFEGALFHLIKEGHVTQDEGLANADSATNLLWLLNNGPDSQVQQQMDDKASEPKGGASFTEFTLNS comes from the coding sequence ATGGCCATGGACCGCCTGTTCCAGCTGATGAAAGAGAAGAACGCGTCCGACATGTTCTTCGCCGTGAACTCCCCGGTGCACATCAAGATCAACGGTGCGCTCATCCCCATCAACCAGCATCGCCTCGAACCCGAGAACATCCTGTCGCTGCTGTCCGAGATCGCGACGCCAGAACAGATCGACGAACTCCAGCGCGACAATGAATTGAACATGGGCGTGTCGGTCGCGAACGTGGGCCGGTTTCGCCTGTCGGCGTTCCGCCAGCGTGGCTCGATCTCGGCCGTGTTCCGCTTTATCCCGGCGACCATCCCGCCGCTGGCCGAGCTGGGCCTGCCGCCGGTGCTGGCCGAACTGATCATGGAAAAACGCGGCCTGATGCTGGTCGTGGGCGCCACGGGCTCGGGCAAGTCGACCACCATCGCGTCGATGCTCGACCACCGCAACGACCTGCGCACCGGGCATATCCTGACGCTGGAAGACCCGATCGAGTACCTGTTCAAGAACAAGAAATCGATCGTCAACCAGCGCGAGATCGGCAGCGACACGCATGATTTCGGCATCGCGCTGAAGAACTCGATGCGCCAGGCGCCCGACTGCATCCTGATCGGCGAAATCCGCGACCGCGAAACGATGCAGGCCGCGCTGGCCTATGCGCAATCCGGCCACCTGGTGCTGGCCACGCTGCACGCCAACAACAGCTATAACGCGCTCAACCGCATCATCAGCTTTTACCCGCTGGAAAACCGCAACGCGCTGCTGCAAGACCTGGCGTCGAGCATCAAGGCCATCGTCTCGCAGCGGCTCGTGAAAGCCGCTGCCGGCGGCGCGCGCCGCGCGGCAGTCGAAGTCATGCTCAATACCCGCTACATTGCCGACCTGATCGAACAGGGCGAAATCAGCCAGATCAAGGAAGCGATGGACAAGAGCCTGTCGGCCGGTTCGCAATCGTTCGAAGGCGCCCTGTTCCACCTGATCAAGGAAGGCCACGTGACGCAGGACGAAGGCCTGGCCAACGCCGACTCGGCCACCAACCTGCTCTGGCTGCTCAACAACGGGCCCGATAGCCAAGTCCAGCAGCAGATGGACGACAAGGCCAGCGAGCCCAAGGGCGGCGCCTCGTTCACCGAGTTCACGCTCAACTCCTGA
- the dapD gene encoding 2,3,4,5-tetrahydropyridine-2,6-dicarboxylate N-succinyltransferase, with the protein MTQQLQNIIDTAWEQRADISPNSASAELRDAVAHVLAGLDDGSLRVAQKDTGTWVVNQWLKKAVLLSFRLENNVPVVSGDIQFYDKVPTKFADYTPEDFARGGFRVVPPAVARRGSFIGKNVVLMPSYVNIGAYVDEGTMVDTWATVGSCAQIGKNVHLSGGVGIGGVLEPMQANPTIIEDNCFIGARSEIVEGVIVEENSVISMGVYIGQSTKIYDRATGEVSYGRVPSGSVVVSGSLPSADGKYSLYCAVIVKRVDAQTRSKTAINDLLRGD; encoded by the coding sequence ATGACCCAACAACTCCAGAACATCATCGACACCGCCTGGGAACAGCGCGCCGACATCAGCCCGAACAGCGCCAGCGCCGAACTGCGTGACGCAGTCGCCCACGTGCTCGCGGGCCTCGACGACGGCAGCCTGCGCGTCGCGCAGAAGGACACCGGCACCTGGGTCGTGAACCAGTGGCTCAAAAAGGCCGTGCTGCTGTCGTTCCGCCTCGAGAACAACGTGCCGGTCGTCTCGGGCGACATCCAGTTCTACGACAAGGTCCCGACCAAGTTCGCCGACTACACGCCCGAAGACTTCGCTCGTGGCGGTTTCCGTGTGGTGCCGCCGGCAGTGGCCCGTCGCGGCAGCTTCATCGGCAAGAACGTCGTCCTGATGCCGTCGTACGTCAATATCGGCGCCTACGTCGATGAAGGCACGATGGTCGACACCTGGGCCACGGTCGGTTCGTGCGCGCAGATCGGCAAGAACGTCCACCTGTCGGGCGGCGTGGGCATCGGCGGCGTGCTCGAACCGATGCAGGCCAACCCGACCATCATCGAAGACAACTGCTTCATCGGCGCGCGTTCCGAGATCGTCGAAGGCGTCATCGTCGAAGAAAACTCGGTGATCTCGATGGGCGTCTACATCGGCCAGTCGACCAAGATCTATGACCGCGCCACCGGCGAAGTGTCGTATGGCCGCGTGCCGTCGGGTTCGGTCGTCGTGTCGGGCAGCCTGCCGTCCGCCGACGGCAAGTACAGCCTGTACTGCGCCGTCATCGTCAAGCGCGTCGATGCACAGACGCGCTCGAAGACGGCGATCAACGACCTGCTGCGCGGCGACTGA
- a CDS encoding succinyldiaminopimelate transaminase translates to MNPHLDKLHSYPFEKLRQLFAGVTPNPDYAPISLGIGEPKHPTPPFIEKALMHAVSGLASYPSTIGSEPLRTAIAGWLERRYGLPALDAATMVLPVNGSREALFAIAQCTIDASKPDPLVVCPNPFYQIYEGAAYLAGAAPWFVNSEPGRNFAPDYASVPEEVWPRVQLMYVCSPGNPTGATLTLDDWRDLFALSDRWGFLIAADECYSEIYTGSAPPLGALEAAHQLGRSSGEQPYRNLIVFSSLSKRSNVPGMRSGFVAGDPVAMKRFLLYRTYCGGAMSPPVQAASIAAWNDEQHVQENRTLYKEKFHLITPLLKQVMDVELPDAGFYLWADVRRTGLSDVDFARRLYADYNVTVLPGSYLARDAHGQNPGQDRIRMALVASVDEGLEAANRIVQFCQGLT, encoded by the coding sequence GTGAATCCCCATCTCGACAAACTCCACTCCTACCCGTTCGAAAAACTGCGCCAGTTGTTTGCCGGCGTAACACCGAACCCGGACTACGCACCCATCAGTCTCGGCATCGGCGAGCCGAAGCATCCGACGCCCCCGTTCATCGAGAAAGCGCTGATGCATGCAGTATCGGGCCTGGCCAGTTATCCAAGCACGATCGGCAGCGAGCCACTGCGCACCGCCATTGCCGGCTGGCTCGAACGGCGCTACGGCTTGCCCGCGCTCGATGCGGCCACGATGGTGCTGCCGGTGAACGGCTCGCGCGAGGCCCTGTTTGCCATCGCGCAGTGCACGATCGACGCATCGAAGCCGGATCCGCTGGTGGTGTGCCCGAACCCGTTCTATCAGATCTACGAGGGCGCGGCCTACCTGGCCGGTGCTGCGCCGTGGTTCGTCAACTCGGAACCGGGCCGCAATTTCGCGCCCGACTACGCGAGCGTGCCAGAAGAGGTCTGGCCGCGCGTGCAGCTGATGTATGTCTGCTCGCCCGGCAACCCGACGGGCGCCACGCTGACGCTGGACGACTGGCGCGACCTGTTCGCGCTGTCGGACCGCTGGGGCTTCCTGATTGCGGCGGACGAATGCTATTCCGAGATCTATACGGGCAGCGCGCCCCCGCTGGGCGCACTGGAAGCAGCGCACCAGCTGGGCCGCAGCAGCGGTGAACAGCCCTACCGCAACCTGATCGTGTTCTCGAGCCTGTCGAAGCGCTCGAACGTGCCGGGCATGCGCTCGGGCTTCGTGGCGGGCGATCCGGTGGCGATGAAGCGCTTCCTGCTGTACCGCACCTATTGCGGCGGGGCGATGTCGCCACCGGTGCAGGCGGCATCGATCGCGGCCTGGAACGACGAGCAGCACGTGCAGGAAAACCGCACGCTGTACAAAGAGAAATTCCATCTGATCACGCCGCTGCTCAAGCAGGTGATGGACGTCGAACTGCCCGACGCCGGCTTCTACCTGTGGGCCGACGTGCGCCGCACCGGCCTGTCGGATGTCGACTTCGCACGGCGCCTGTACGCCGACTATAATGTCACGGTCCTTCCGGGCAGCTACCTGGCGCGCGATGCGCACGGGCAGAACCCGGGCCAGGACCGCATCCGCATGGCCCTGGTGGCCAGCGTCGACGAAGGCCTGGAAGCGGCCAACCGCATCGTCCAGTTCTGCCAGGGCCTCACCTGA
- a CDS encoding DUF1275 domain-containing protein: protein MPINYARSLTGHARTPGANRHLGVALAFVAGAINAGGYLAVREYTSHMTGIVSSAADHLVLGQTDLVLAAVGALLSFLLGAASTAILVNLVRRQGLHSGYALPLVLEAILLLVFGILGARLNDIDALFIPLTVMLLCFMMGLQNAVITKVSHAEIRTTHMTGIVTDIGIELGKLAYWNRDGGLRQPKVTANLGRLGLMVALLVAFCIGGVAGALGFKHLGYLSTIPLAGFLCVLGIVPVVDDTLRVLGRARRAGHDA, encoded by the coding sequence GTGCCGATCAATTACGCGCGCAGCCTGACTGGACACGCCCGCACGCCGGGCGCCAACCGCCACCTGGGCGTGGCGCTGGCTTTCGTTGCCGGCGCCATCAACGCGGGCGGCTACCTGGCGGTGCGCGAGTACACGTCACACATGACCGGCATCGTCTCGAGTGCGGCCGACCATCTGGTGCTCGGCCAGACCGACCTGGTGCTCGCGGCGGTGGGCGCCTTGCTCAGCTTTTTGCTGGGCGCGGCCAGCACCGCGATACTCGTCAATCTCGTGCGGCGCCAGGGCCTGCACAGCGGCTACGCGCTGCCGCTGGTGCTCGAGGCAATCCTGCTGCTGGTATTCGGCATCCTGGGCGCGCGGCTCAACGACATCGATGCGCTGTTCATCCCGCTGACCGTGATGCTGCTGTGTTTCATGATGGGCTTGCAGAACGCCGTCATCACCAAGGTCTCGCACGCCGAAATCCGCACCACCCACATGACCGGCATCGTCACCGACATTGGCATCGAGCTGGGCAAGCTGGCGTACTGGAACCGGGATGGCGGCCTGCGCCAGCCGAAGGTCACGGCCAACCTGGGCCGCCTGGGCCTGATGGTGGCGCTTCTGGTCGCATTCTGCATTGGCGGCGTGGCCGGTGCGCTGGGCTTCAAGCACCTGGGCTACCTGTCGACGATCCCGCTGGCCGGCTTCCTGTGCGTGCTGGGGATTGTGCCTGTGGTTGACGACACGCTACGCGTGCTCGGGCGCGCCCGGCGGGCCGGGCACGACGCCTGA
- a CDS encoding AraC family transcriptional regulator — protein sequence MPSPCSITPHLPNPARVTGAYLQALLHAALARGVTHDALAAAVGLAADALDPLPATLPTARYIALLDAGARLANDPFFGLHVGEQVRPATYSAYGLLLLACSSFGHAMALTQRYESLAHDLGRSRLGIEGPQAQYEWISRYPDATRHLAESVYAGIAVFGSWMAGRPLLPQAMRFRHADPGHGHDEYRRVLGVAPTFDAPRHCAAFDVALLDMPVPNADPSLYPVLQQHAEGLLAQRVLVADGIVARVTAALTPRLPDGQARLAPVAAELGLSARTLQRKLAEAGSSFQQVLDGVRFALAQEYLRRRELGLADVAFLLGFQDQSAFTHAFREWSGINPGAWRAQAA from the coding sequence ATGCCATCGCCTTGCTCCATCACGCCACACTTGCCCAATCCCGCCCGCGTGACTGGCGCCTACCTGCAGGCGCTTCTCCATGCTGCCCTTGCCCGCGGTGTTACGCACGATGCGCTTGCCGCTGCCGTCGGCCTTGCCGCCGATGCACTCGACCCGCTTCCTGCCACCCTGCCGACAGCACGCTACATCGCCCTGCTCGATGCTGGCGCGCGGCTGGCGAACGATCCGTTTTTCGGTTTGCATGTCGGCGAACAGGTGCGGCCCGCAACCTACAGCGCCTACGGCCTGCTGCTGCTGGCCTGCAGCAGTTTCGGCCATGCGATGGCGCTGACCCAGCGCTATGAATCGCTCGCGCACGACCTGGGCCGCAGCCGGCTGGGGATCGAGGGCCCGCAGGCACAATATGAATGGATCAGCCGCTATCCGGACGCCACGCGTCACCTGGCTGAAAGCGTGTATGCCGGCATTGCCGTGTTCGGCAGCTGGATGGCGGGCCGGCCGCTACTACCGCAGGCGATGCGCTTCCGGCACGCCGATCCCGGCCACGGCCACGACGAATACCGGCGCGTGCTGGGCGTCGCGCCAACCTTCGACGCGCCACGCCACTGCGCTGCCTTCGACGTGGCGCTGCTCGACATGCCGGTGCCGAACGCCGACCCCAGCCTCTACCCGGTGCTGCAACAGCATGCCGAAGGGCTGCTGGCGCAGCGCGTCCTGGTCGCCGACGGTATCGTGGCGCGGGTGACGGCGGCGCTGACGCCGCGGCTGCCCGATGGCCAGGCACGCCTGGCGCCGGTGGCGGCAGAACTGGGATTGTCGGCGCGCACGCTGCAGCGCAAGCTGGCCGAGGCCGGATCGAGCTTCCAGCAGGTGCTCGATGGCGTGCGCTTCGCGCTGGCGCAGGAGTATTTACGGCGGCGCGAACTGGGCCTGGCCGACGTCGCCTTTTTGCTGGGATTCCAGGACCAGAGCGCGTTCACGCACGCGTTTCGCGAGTGGAGCGGCATTAATCCAGGCGCATGGCGCGCGCAGGCTGCGTGA
- a CDS encoding glycerol-3-phosphate dehydrogenase/oxidase, with amino-acid sequence MTTFPPPRDWDVLVIGGGITGAGVLLEAARRGLKTLLVEQADFGCGTSSRSSKLMHGGLRYLAAGSLRRTRDAVAEREALLRAAPGLVDAQPFAFANHGADLTRRLGLLSMLRVVDLLTGRREPQWQRQDALRKPAPDAPDPRSAGSIRYTDAKTDDARLVLRVLGEARTHGAVACNYVTVQSLVRDGGKVHGALLRDERTGAETAVRARLVIDATGAPPAPANAGGNDKAPRLRWLRGSHLLLPADRLPLTEAVSLLHPVDGRPVFAFPWEGVTLVGTADIDQADDVNAQPSITRREFDYLMAAVQAQFAPLALVDADVLATFAGVRLVFDSGSDGVSISDKREHLVWSEPGLVSVAGGTLTTFRLAARDVLREAARQLPGWQMRTERGAVFARASAPARRDLPPNVLRRLTGRHGAHVKALLSAAHAGELECIPGTHTLWAELRWAARAEQVYRLDDLLLRRTRLGIQLTDGGAALMGRVRAICQKELGWDDAQWEAQEKRYIAAWRLQHAVPAA; translated from the coding sequence ATGACGACGTTCCCGCCACCGCGCGACTGGGATGTGCTCGTGATCGGCGGCGGCATCACGGGCGCCGGCGTCCTGCTTGAAGCGGCACGCCGCGGCCTCAAAACGCTGCTGGTGGAGCAGGCCGACTTTGGCTGCGGCACGTCGAGCCGCTCGTCGAAACTGATGCATGGTGGCCTGCGCTATCTGGCGGCCGGCAGCCTGCGCCGCACGCGCGACGCGGTGGCCGAGCGTGAAGCGCTGCTGCGCGCGGCGCCCGGCCTCGTCGATGCACAGCCGTTCGCGTTTGCCAACCATGGCGCCGACCTCACGCGCCGCCTGGGCCTGCTGTCGATGCTGCGCGTGGTCGACCTGCTCACGGGCCGGCGCGAACCGCAATGGCAGCGCCAGGACGCGCTGCGCAAACCGGCCCCGGATGCGCCCGATCCGCGCAGCGCCGGCAGCATCCGCTACACCGACGCCAAGACCGACGATGCGCGCCTCGTGCTACGCGTGCTGGGCGAGGCGCGCACCCATGGCGCGGTGGCGTGCAATTACGTGACCGTGCAATCGCTCGTGCGCGATGGCGGCAAGGTGCATGGCGCCTTGCTGCGCGACGAACGCACGGGCGCCGAGACGGCCGTGCGCGCCCGCCTGGTGATCGACGCCACCGGCGCGCCGCCGGCGCCTGCCAACGCCGGCGGCAACGACAAAGCACCCCGCCTGCGCTGGCTGCGCGGCAGCCACCTGCTGCTGCCGGCCGACCGCCTGCCACTGACCGAAGCCGTCAGCCTGCTGCATCCGGTCGACGGTCGTCCCGTGTTTGCCTTTCCGTGGGAGGGCGTGACGCTGGTGGGCACGGCCGACATCGACCAGGCCGACGACGTCAACGCCCAGCCGAGCATCACGCGCCGCGAATTCGATTACCTGATGGCGGCCGTGCAGGCCCAGTTCGCGCCGCTGGCGCTGGTCGATGCCGACGTGCTCGCCACGTTTGCCGGCGTGCGCCTCGTGTTCGACAGCGGTAGCGACGGCGTATCGATCAGCGACAAGCGCGAGCATCTGGTGTGGTCCGAGCCCGGCCTGGTGTCGGTCGCGGGCGGCACGCTGACCACGTTCCGCCTCGCCGCGCGCGACGTGCTGCGCGAAGCGGCCCGCCAGTTGCCGGGCTGGCAGATGCGCACCGAGCGCGGCGCCGTGTTCGCGCGCGCCAGTGCGCCGGCGCGGCGCGACCTGCCGCCCAATGTGCTGCGCCGGCTGACGGGCCGCCACGGCGCGCACGTCAAGGCGCTGCTTTCTGCCGCGCACGCGGGCGAGCTCGAATGCATTCCAGGCACGCACACGCTGTGGGCCGAGCTGCGCTGGGCGGCGCGCGCCGAACAGGTGTACCGCCTCGACGACCTGTTGCTGCGCCGCACGCGCCTGGGCATCCAGCTGACCGACGGCGGCGCCGCCCTCATGGGTCGGGTGCGCGCGATCTGCCAGAAGGAGCTGGGGTGGGATGATGCGCAGTGGGAGGCGCAGGAAAAACGTTATATCGCAGCCTGGCGGTTGCAGCACGCGGTGCCGGCAGCCTGA
- a CDS encoding 3'-5' exonuclease: MLDSYYPQSGEPIVFFDFETTGFCSKKDRIIEVAAVKYVPGAVSHPHMQKLIAIDRPLPRFITNLTGITDVMLREGGRPMEEVLDEFIEFIGGHDVVAFNINFDVRFLNAAIERHGRMPVRNVGHCALARARSAWPDLSSHKLIHLAKHLDLETGSSHRALDDTLVALEVYFRAIKANSAGMPERSRDKTVQAGAPSIIPVISGPRQFRIETLGTRRYQNVFEAVCGPRTQKGTVVDTQVQLLLAASSNSVRVLLDEEIVGNLSPRLAQDFRRAVIEGDLAEFKHFECSAKIRGGKISDPPEVGLYEMWLDIPQDDD; this comes from the coding sequence ATGCTCGATTCTTACTATCCTCAGTCCGGCGAGCCAATCGTCTTCTTCGATTTTGAAACCACAGGCTTCTGTTCAAAAAAAGATCGAATTATCGAAGTAGCAGCGGTCAAGTATGTTCCAGGCGCTGTATCACATCCCCACATGCAGAAGCTGATTGCAATCGACAGGCCCCTGCCCCGATTCATCACAAATCTGACGGGTATTACCGACGTCATGCTTCGCGAAGGTGGCCGACCGATGGAAGAAGTGTTGGATGAGTTCATCGAATTCATTGGAGGTCACGATGTCGTGGCATTCAATATCAATTTTGATGTGCGATTTCTTAATGCCGCAATCGAACGTCACGGTCGCATGCCCGTGCGAAATGTCGGACATTGTGCCCTCGCCAGAGCGCGATCTGCGTGGCCCGACTTGTCGAGCCACAAACTGATCCATCTCGCAAAGCATTTGGATCTCGAAACAGGCTCCAGCCATCGTGCGTTGGATGACACGCTGGTTGCACTGGAAGTCTATTTCCGGGCCATCAAAGCGAACTCTGCGGGCATGCCCGAACGGAGCAGGGACAAGACAGTGCAGGCAGGCGCGCCCTCGATTATTCCAGTTATCAGTGGGCCTCGGCAGTTTCGTATTGAAACGCTCGGCACGCGACGTTATCAAAATGTGTTTGAAGCTGTATGTGGTCCACGAACCCAAAAAGGTACAGTTGTTGACACCCAAGTTCAATTGCTTCTTGCAGCATCATCAAATAGCGTGAGAGTCTTGTTGGACGAAGAGATTGTAGGCAACCTGTCTCCTCGCCTTGCCCAAGATTTCAGACGCGCGGTCATTGAGGGCGATCTGGCTGAGTTCAAACATTTTGAATGCTCAGCGAAAATCCGAGGCGGGAAAATCAGCGACCCGCCAGAGGTTGGCCTCTACGAGATGTGGCTCGACATTCCTCAGGATGACGACTGA
- a CDS encoding diguanylate cyclase → MMYPALALAAPARQSAILIVDDAPDSVGLLQDMMRQQGYQTFVAGTGKRALDIALRVQPDLILLDVRLPDLDGLEICRRLKRSPDTAHIPVIFISECSETDDVVAGFDTGAADYIAKPVRMAEVCVRVRAQLRLRSSSDSQKQQAERLQLVVDGMDEGLMLVDASGCIAFANPASEGFLAQPRSLLVGRPLCDLLEPPAAHDYAAFFANPSDENAAARCRGTREVLLHQPDGALRAIDMGLSPMAGDETLFVILLHDITHHKQSETALQHAALVDPLTRIANRRHFDAFLEKEWQRAIRNGQPLSLIVIDVDHFKGFNDSLGHAAGDACLQSIAEALQSHAMRPTDLAARYGGEEFVVLLADTSAANAASLGETIRAHIERLAMPNPRADGTGVVTASLGVACIVPTLFDDLRSLFISADRAMYEAKARGRNQVVMLQAGTTLETVRGGRVP, encoded by the coding sequence ATGATGTACCCTGCTCTAGCGCTAGCAGCTCCGGCGCGCCAATCCGCCATTTTGATCGTCGACGACGCCCCGGACAGCGTCGGCTTGTTGCAGGACATGATGCGACAGCAGGGTTACCAGACCTTCGTCGCCGGCACCGGCAAACGTGCACTCGACATTGCGCTGCGCGTGCAGCCCGACCTGATCCTGCTCGACGTACGCCTGCCCGACCTCGACGGGCTGGAAATCTGCCGCCGCCTCAAGCGCTCCCCTGACACCGCCCACATCCCCGTCATCTTCATCAGCGAGTGCAGCGAGACCGATGACGTCGTCGCCGGCTTCGACACCGGCGCCGCCGATTACATCGCCAAGCCCGTACGGATGGCCGAAGTCTGCGTGCGCGTGCGCGCCCAGCTGCGCCTGCGCAGCAGCAGCGACAGCCAGAAACAGCAGGCCGAGCGCCTCCAGCTGGTCGTCGACGGGATGGACGAAGGCCTGATGCTCGTCGATGCAAGCGGTTGCATCGCCTTTGCCAACCCTGCCAGCGAAGGCTTCCTGGCGCAGCCCCGCAGCCTGCTCGTCGGGCGCCCGCTGTGCGATCTGCTCGAGCCGCCGGCGGCCCACGACTATGCCGCCTTCTTCGCCAACCCGTCGGACGAGAATGCCGCTGCACGCTGCCGGGGCACGCGCGAAGTGCTGCTGCACCAGCCCGACGGTGCACTGCGTGCGATCGACATGGGACTCTCGCCGATGGCCGGCGACGAAACCCTGTTCGTCATCCTGCTGCACGACATCACGCACCACAAGCAGTCCGAGACGGCGCTGCAGCATGCCGCCCTGGTCGACCCGCTCACGCGCATCGCCAACCGGCGCCACTTCGACGCCTTCCTCGAAAAAGAATGGCAGCGCGCGATCCGCAATGGCCAGCCGCTGTCGCTGATCGTGATCGACGTCGACCATTTCAAGGGCTTTAACGACAGTCTGGGCCACGCCGCCGGCGACGCCTGTCTGCAATCGATCGCCGAAGCGCTGCAATCGCATGCGATGCGCCCGACCGATCTGGCGGCGCGCTACGGCGGTGAGGAATTCGTCGTGCTGCTCGCCGATACCAGCGCCGCAAACGCTGCGAGTCTCGGTGAAACGATCCGCGCCCACATCGAGCGCCTGGCCATGCCGAACCCGCGCGCCGACGGCACCGGCGTGGTCACGGCCAGCCTGGGCGTGGCCTGCATCGTGCCGACGCTGTTCGACGATCTGCGCTCGCTGTTCATCTCGGCCGACCGGGCCATGTACGAGGCCAAGGCGCGCGGACGCAATCAGGTCGTGATGCTGCAGGCAGGGACGACGCTGGAAACCGTGCGCGGCGGCCGCGTGCCCTGA
- a CDS encoding PLP-dependent aminotransferase family protein, translating into MKIDNPNPIQWQFSERAAQLQSSFIREILKITQRPDIISFAGGLPSPATFPVERMKAAYDKVLSEAGKVALQYGPTDGYAPLREWIANSLSTEGSIILPEQILMTSGSQQALDLLGKVLVDEGSRVLVETPSYLGALQAFSVYRPEFKSVDTDEHGLVPSSIDAVAKGARMLYSLPNFQNPTGRSLSLERRRELVETCARLAIPLIEDDPYGSLSYRGEPMPKMVAMNPDGVIYMGSFSKVLTPGIRLGYVCAPLPLVRRLELAKQAADLHTAQLTQMVVHEVVKDGFLDEHIPTIRKLYSDQCQCMLDAMKEHFPTSVSWTEPEGGMFIWVTLPQQIDAMKLLEQSLAAKVAFVPGAPFYANDPASNTLRLSFVTVPPERIREGIAILGKLIAGML; encoded by the coding sequence ATGAAAATCGACAACCCTAATCCTATCCAGTGGCAGTTCTCGGAACGCGCCGCGCAGCTGCAAAGCTCCTTCATCCGCGAAATCCTGAAGATCACCCAGCGTCCGGACATCATTTCGTTTGCCGGTGGCCTGCCGTCGCCAGCGACCTTCCCGGTCGAGCGCATGAAAGCGGCCTACGACAAGGTGCTGAGCGAAGCCGGCAAGGTGGCGCTGCAATACGGCCCGACCGACGGTTACGCGCCACTGCGCGAATGGATTGCCAATTCGTTGTCGACCGAAGGCTCGATCATCCTGCCGGAACAGATCCTGATGACGTCCGGCTCGCAGCAGGCACTCGACCTGCTCGGCAAGGTGCTGGTCGACGAAGGCAGCCGCGTGCTGGTCGAAACCCCGAGCTACCTGGGCGCGCTGCAGGCGTTCTCGGTGTACCGCCCCGAATTCAAATCCGTCGACACCGACGAGCACGGCCTGGTGCCGTCGTCGATCGACGCCGTCGCCAAGGGCGCGCGCATGCTGTACTCGCTGCCGAACTTCCAGAACCCGACCGGCCGCAGCCTGTCGCTCGAGCGCCGTCGCGAACTGGTGGAAACCTGCGCGCGCCTGGCCATCCCGCTGATCGAGGATGATCCGTACGGTTCGCTGTCGTACCGCGGCGAGCCGATGCCGAAGATGGTCGCGATGAACCCGGATGGCGTCATCTATATGGGCTCGTTCTCGAAGGTGCTGACGCCCGGCATCCGCCTGGGTTACGTGTGCGCCCCGCTGCCGCTGGTGCGCCGCCTCGAGCTGGCCAAGCAGGCTGCCGACCTGCACACCGCGCAGCTCACGCAGATGGTCGTGCATGAAGTCGTCAAGGACGGTTTCCTCGACGAGCACATCCCGACCATCCGCAAGTTGTACAGCGACCAGTGCCAGTGCATGCTCGACGCGATGAAAGAACACTTCCCGACGAGCGTCAGCTGGACCGAACCGGAAGGCGGCATGTTCATCTGGGTCACGCTGCCACAGCAGATCGACGCGATGAAACTGCTCGAGCAGTCGCTGGCCGCCAAAGTGGCGTTCGTGCCGGGCGCGCCGTTCTATGCCAACGATCCGGCGTCGAACACGCTGCGCCTGTCGTTCGTGACGGTGCCACCTGAACGCATCCGCGAAGGCATCGCCATCCTGGGCAAGCTCATCGCCGGCATGCTGTAA
- a CDS encoding RidA family protein has translation MTVYDKLKELNITLEAPATPAAAYVMYVQTGNLVFISGHIAKNADGSPNAGILGRDKTTADGQAAARSVAIDLIGTLQEAVGGDLTRVKRIVKLMSLVASTPEYNEQHLVTNGASELIGEVFGDAGKHARSAFGVASLPRGTCVEIEMIVEVA, from the coding sequence ATGACCGTCTACGACAAACTCAAAGAACTGAACATCACGCTGGAAGCGCCAGCCACCCCGGCCGCAGCCTACGTCATGTACGTCCAGACCGGCAACCTCGTGTTCATCTCGGGCCACATCGCCAAGAACGCCGACGGTTCGCCGAACGCCGGCATCCTGGGCCGCGACAAGACCACCGCCGACGGCCAGGCCGCTGCGCGCTCGGTCGCCATCGACCTGATCGGCACGCTGCAGGAAGCCGTCGGCGGCGACCTGACCCGTGTCAAGCGCATCGTCAAGCTCATGAGCCTGGTCGCATCGACCCCGGAGTACAACGAGCAGCACCTGGTCACCAATGGCGCGTCGGAACTGATCGGCGAAGTATTCGGCGACGCTGGCAAGCACGCGCGGTCGGCCTTTGGCGTCGCATCGCTGCCACGCGGCACGTGCGTCGAGATCGAAATGATCGTGGAAGTGGCATAA